From Triticum aestivum cultivar Chinese Spring chromosome 7B, IWGSC CS RefSeq v2.1, whole genome shotgun sequence:
gatgaaccacgatgtcaaggattcaatcaatcccgtatacaattccctttgtctagcagtatagtacttgcccgagattcgatcgctggcatcccgataccttgttcaatctcgttaccggcaagtctctttactcgttccgtaacacatcatctcgtgatcaactccttgatcacattgtgcacattatgacgatgtcgtaccgagtgggcccagagatacctctccatcacacggagtgacaaatcccagtctcgattcgtgccaacccaacagacactttcagagatacccgtagtgcacctttatagccacccagttacgttgtgacgtttggtacacccaaagcattcctacggtatccgggagttgcacaatctcatggtctaaggaaaagatacttgacatttagaaaagctttagcatacgaactacacggtcttgtgctaggcttaggattgggtcttgtccatcacatcattctcctaatgatgtgatcccgttatcaatgacatccaatgtccatggtcaggaaaccatgaccatctgttgatcaacgagctagtcaactagaggctcacttgggacatgttgtggtctatgtattcacacatgtattgcggtttccggtcaatacaattatagcatgaataatagacaattatcatgaacaaggaaatacaataataaccattttattattgcctNNNNNNNNNNNNNNNNNNNNNNNNNNNNNNNNNNNNNNNNNNNNNNNNNNNNNNNNNNNNNNNNNNNNNNNNNNNNNNNNNNNNNNNNNNNNNNNNNNNNNNNNNNNNNNNNNNNNNNNNNNNNNNNNNNNNNNNNNNNNNNNNNNNNNNNNNNNNNNNNNNNNNNNNNNNNNNNNNNNNNNNNNNNNNNNNNNNNNNNNNNNNNNNNNNNNNNNNNNNNNNNNNNNNNNNNNNNNNNNNNNNNNNNNNNNNNNNNNNNNGAATGACAATATATACGGTATTAATTCACTAAAAAGGTTTAAAAAGCTGGCTTCTCCTGATATATGCGTGCATGTACTGTCGAAGGACACTGCCCATGAGTCCATAAAGCTTCACATTTTTATAGATGCATGAGCCTTAAAAGAAAGTCCATGTGAAGATGTTTCAAGTTTAATTCGGCATATGTTTGTGCTTGCTGGAACGTTGGGCGTCATGTAAATAATAATATTGGTATGTAAAACAAGGCAAGATGTGCTTATTTCCTTGTAAGGCACGACATACGTTCGTATTCACTCTATATCTCATATGTCTCATTTTGTGGGTTCATGCTTTACAAGATTCCATTGCGTCAAAAGAAAAATCTCTCCTGGCAACTAAATTAATTAAGGCTGGGGTTTAATGACTTGCAAGCCTtcacatccatacaaacatggtgAAGAAATCCATAGTACTGTGCTGGAAATACTCACACCTATATCACTTGTCAATTTATGATATGTGTCAAAAATGTGTGGAGGAAGCGTGTGCAGAACAGTAAACGTCGTTGTTATCTCTATTAAGTCTTGGAAAGCTAAAGATACGAGAGGTTGATGGTGCACCATCCGTGTATATCCATTAAGTCCTGAGTAGATAGTGGCACGAGAGGATGTGGAAATAATAAAACTGATAGTAGTGTTCTAAGCAAAGAAACAAATGATTTATTTGCGGAAAATTGAGTGGAAGGAAATGTGTGCAAAATAGTGTTTGTCGTTGTATGGTGTCTTGAGTAGATATAACGAGAGGGTGGATGTGCACCTCATTCAGCTTGCAGCATCGCGCCAATACGAGCATCTCAACACTAATTACTCTCCACCCCCTGATTTTTATGGGGTTAAGCCTGCCTCACTAATTAATCTCCAATCAAAGACTTATGTCGAGTCAAACattataaactttgaccaaatttgtataaaaaatatgaacatctacaatatcaaatatacATAATATGAAGCTACATTCCATAATGAATATAAAGATATTCCTTTGGCAATATAAATgttaatatttttttctataaatttggtcaaactagaGATACTTTCACTTGAGACAAAAGTTATACGCAGACTAAAAAGAACGAAGCGAGTATTACAATTCGTTGATTCCGTATTATAGAGTCCGTGCGTGTAGTATAGCCGGGATGAACACCTAGATTGCAGATCTCGACAATGGGATTGCCGGAGAAGTTATGGGCGGTGAAGAGGTTTGTAGACGCTAGGATAGGCCCCATGCATGGAGCACATAGTACGTGTCAGACCGCGTGTGGTGGCCGGGCCGACAGGCACAGTACAACCACCAGACTGGAAACATTTACCTCACGCTTTTATTTTCCGTAGTACGATCCTTCTGCTTATAAGCATACAGTATGCGTACGTGTTTGCTGCCGAATAAACGCTAGGGGACACACTAGCTAACACGGTCTCACGTATTAACTAGCTCGTTGTGCTGGTCATGGCCGCGGCGCCGCACGTCGTCATCCTCACGAGCTCCGGCTTGGGCCACGTCCTCCCGGTTTCCGAGCTGGCGAAGCGCCTCGCCGTGCACCACGGCTTCACCGTCACAATCGTCACTTACGCCAGCCTGTCCACGCCCGGCcactcctcgccgctcgcctcccTCCCGCCGGGCGTCTCCGTCGCCGCGCTCCCGGAGGTGTCCATCGACGACCTCCCCGCCAACGCGCACTTGGTGACTCGCATCCTCACCGTCATCAGTCGCGCCCTGCCAGCGCTACGCGACCTACTACGCTCCCTCCTCGACCTCCCAGCGGGGATCACCGCCTTGGTGACCGACATGCTTTGCCCCGCCGCGCTCGCCGTCGGCAAGGAGATGGGTCTGCCTGGGTACGTCTTCTACACCTCTAGCCTCATGTCTCTGTTATCGTTTCTCTACATCCCGGAGCTCGCCAGGACCACCACCTGCGAGTGTCGCGACCTCCCGGAGCCCGTGCTGCTCCCCGGGTGCGTGCCGCTACACGGCGCCGATCTCCTCGAGCCCCTCCAGAACCGCTCCGACCCCGTGTACCGGCTCATGATCGAGCTCGGGCGGAACTACCTCCTCGCGGAAGGCTTCATCATCAACACCATGGACGCGTTGGAGCACGAGACGCTGCTGGCGTTCAAAGAGCTTTCTGACAAGGGCGTCTACCCGCCAGCGTATGCTGTGGGTCCATTCACCCGGCGGCGGTGCCCCGACTCCAACGAGGCTAAGCACAGCTGCTTACGGTGGCTGGACAACCAGCCGGATGGCTCGGTCTTGTACGTGTCCTTCGGCAGCGGCGGCACGCTGTCCACGGCGCAGACGGCCGAGCTGGCGGCTGGGCTAGAGACGAGCGGACAGAGGTTCCTCTgggtggtgcaccaccccaacgACAAGGACAGCAGCGCGGCCTACCTCGGCACTGCCGCTACCGACACCGACCCGCTGAGCTATCTGCCGGACGGGTTCGTCGAGAGGATGAACGGTACAGGGCTCCTTGTGCCACTGTGGGCGCCACAGGTGGAGATCCTTAACCACGTCGCCATGGGAGGGTTCATGTCTCATGGCGGATGGAACTCCACGCTGGAGACCGTGGCGGCAGGCGTGCCGATGGTGGCGTGGCCGCTCTACGCAGAGCAGAGGATGAACGCAGTGATGCTGTCATCGGATCGGGTGGGCCTGGCTTTGTGGGAGAGGCCTCCCCTCGGTAAGGACGGAGCGGTTGTCGCGCTGGAGGAGGTGGCGGTGCTGGTCAGAGAGCTTATGGAAGGGGAGAAGGGTGCCGCGGCGCGGAAAAAGGCCGGTCACCTCCGGGATGAGGCCAAGATTGCTTCGGCGCCGGGCGGGCCGCAGGATCGAGCTCTCGCGATAGTGGCTGACATGGTATC
This genomic window contains:
- the LOC123161619 gene encoding hydroquinone glucosyltransferase, giving the protein MAAAPHVVILTSSGLGHVLPVSELAKRLAVHHGFTVTIVTYASLSTPGHSSPLASLPPGVSVAALPEVSIDDLPANAHLVTRILTVISRALPALRDLLRSLLDLPAGITALVTDMLCPAALAVGKEMGLPGYVFYTSSLMSLLSFLYIPELARTTTCECRDLPEPVLLPGCVPLHGADLLEPLQNRSDPVYRLMIELGRNYLLAEGFIINTMDALEHETLLAFKELSDKGVYPPAYAVGPFTRRRCPDSNEAKHSCLRWLDNQPDGSVLYVSFGSGGTLSTAQTAELAAGLETSGQRFLWVVHHPNDKDSSAAYLGTAATDTDPLSYLPDGFVERMNGTGLLVPLWAPQVEILNHVAMGGFMSHGGWNSTLETVAAGVPMVAWPLYAEQRMNAVMLSSDRVGLALWERPPLGKDGAVVALEEVAVLVRELMEGEKGAAARKKAGHLRDEAKIASAPGGPQDRALAIVADMVSLHRRSHEMKIVWQNFNPK